One Oncorhynchus kisutch isolate 150728-3 linkage group LG11, Okis_V2, whole genome shotgun sequence genomic region harbors:
- the LOC109899578 gene encoding CDK2-associated and cullin domain-containing protein 1, whose amino-acid sequence MEDMEEESSGLNDDHNHNYCENRTSGQVHYLRTELSNEPQTLPIFPVLGTRDVAAQENHAKICSSSSSGSKFVDSDSNSVNSDTSETDSASPASIAGKLTLNCASKFLMNAMTEEDYRTTYWPNLEKAIDHLLIQNPMDHISISYEQIYSYVYKCVCQQHSELLYKDLMLKITTHLQQVSSDLQIVPPGNFIEHFNIALTQYTDALQCIVPVFIYMNKFYIETKLNRHLREDLMKLFTDHVAEKHVNTLIPLLLEAHSMPFQVRPSTMASVVKGLYTLRPDWAHLAPALFSGFIPQINPPTVESQLSDYAAHDQKLQMELSLNGFPRGDQSRKRASEESA is encoded by the exons ATGGAGGACATGGAAGAAGAAAGTTCTGGTCTAAATGACGACCACAACCATAACTACTGTGAAAACCGTACCAGTGGACAAGTTCACTATCTCAGGACCGAACTGTCAAATGAACCCCAGACACTACCAATTTTTCCGGTTCTGGGCACGCGAGATGTAGCGGCGCAGGAGAACCACGCAAAGATTTGTTCCAGTTCCAGCAGTGGTTCAAAGTTCGTGGATTCAGACTCTAACAGCGTGAACAGTGACACCAGCGAGACTGACAGTGCATCGCCAGCTTCCATCGCAGGGAAACTGACCCTGAACTGCGCCTCAAAGTTTC TAATGAATGCAATGACCGAAGAGGACTATAGAACCACATACTGGCCGAACCTGGAGAAAGCCATTGACCACCTGCTGATACAAAACCCCATGGACCACATCTCCATTTCATATGAGCAGATATACAG TTATGTGTACAAGTGTGTTTGTCAACAGCACTCAGAGCTACTGTACAAAGACTTGATGCTGAAGATTACTACCCATCTTCAACAAGTCTCATCTGATTTACAA ATTGTTCCACCAGGGAATTTCATTGAGCATTTTAACattgctctgactcagtacacAGATGCTCTTCAATGCATAGTTCCTGTATTCATCTACATG AATAAGTTCTACATTGAAACGAAGCTAAACCGACACCTGCGAGAAGATCTCATGAAGCTTTTTACTGATCATGTTGCAGAAAAACATGTGAACACGCTGATAC CTCTTCTCCTCGAAGCCCATTCCATGCCTTTTCAAGTCAGACCTTCAACAATGGCCAGTGTCGTGAAAGGCCTGTATACTCTTCGGCCAG ATTGGGCACATTTAGCCCCAGCTCTCTTCTCTGGATTCATTCCTCAAATCAACCCGCCGACAGTGGAATCCCAGCTCTCTGACTATGCTGCTCATGACCAGAAACTACAAATGGAGCTCTCTCTGAATGGCTTTCCCAG AGGTGACCAGTCTCGCAAGAGAGCCAGCGAGGAGTCTGCATAG